One Triticum dicoccoides isolate Atlit2015 ecotype Zavitan chromosome 5B, WEW_v2.0, whole genome shotgun sequence genomic window carries:
- the LOC119310748 gene encoding uncharacterized protein LOC119310748, whose translation MAPLPAPTAASAFLFHAPPRGHHHHHKPKPSSRPTTTLCSAAPSSTPSLADQLEPLSRTLLTDKPTPAADRAQRPTPEPTWVNPSRPRPTVLSLRRQRRRPAASHPSSAPLQPLLRDLRALPEDADLAPTLSAFFPLPGSPPTSSDALLLLNYLHPSWRKTLSLFAYLRGLPADAGFTVDTILFNVALKSLRAARRWDEAERLALDMVDSGVPLDNITYSTLITAARRCRQFAKAVEWFERMYSPPSGVLPDEVTYSAVLDVYAQLRMKEEVLALFDRARGSGWKPDHVAFAVLAKMFGEAGDYDGIQFVFKEMREVGIKPNIFVYNALLEALGKTGKPGLARNLFEEMAAEGVEPNARTLTAVAKIYGRARWGRDALQLWDQMRDKKIPADSILCNTLLSMCADVGLVAEAEQLFEEMKDPDLTDVPQPDKWSYTAMINIYGSIKDADRALQLFVEMLQSGIEANIMSYTIVIQCLGKANRIRDAVEVLEAGLERGLKPDDRLCGCLLSVVALSSGEETELVLGCLEKFNGNLVKLIRMLGDDQVGADELKEQLKAVLNAAETEVRRPYCNCLIDICQNHGLPARRPRELFRLAQGYGLYSKLHIRKDDEWLLDLRSLSVGAAKTAFDDWMVALSERAAQGQTLPQSFNVFTGSSTHKFAQGLASAFAAHLKEAAAPFRPSESQVGSFVSSRDELVPWLQTSSPSSPVVAGWLLQYLLALRAAFIANSRLCLLVMGKLWVLVKQRRVIWCPLLPAAALIMGEERPSQTKSPSKKKITNKVEASASSSSAPHTRDRQKSEGIAEPSGGRRGRRKMILAVLFANSEGNILIERFHGVPAEERLHWRSFLVKLGAENLKGAKSEELLVASHKSVSIVYTMIGDVCLYIVGKDEYDELALSEVIFAVTSAVKDVCAKPPTERLFLDKYGRICLCLDEIVWQGLLENTEKDRVRRLIRLKPPVEPIILICKKCRVKKEQRESHKNNISFHKVCEPREEETCRPETETMDLVNGALNWAAMPAMVAALLLFYPPYYLFKLCYSFLSYLFPDDLKRKVVLITGASSGIGEQLAYQYAAKGACLALVARKEWSLRQVADRAFDLGAPDVIILPGDVADPDDCNRFVQATVDHYGRLDHLVCNAGIASVGAFQEIPDVTNYSSQLDVNFWGAVQSTSAALPHLKRTRGRIVVTASATGWNPVPRMIFYNAANAALINFFETLRSELGSEVGITIVTPGWIESEMSKGKFLKEHGGVEVDQEYRDAQIGLFPVEYAKNCARAMVQAARQGDRYLTVPSWFGTMYLWRVFAPEVVEFCYRLLYMHRHGGGDQTDAPSKTMAQGGGKQMLYPSSLRSSDVKSD comes from the exons AtggcgccgctccccgcgcccaccgccgcctccgccttcCTCTTCCACGCCCCGCCgcgcggccaccaccaccaccacaagccTAAGCCCTCCTCCAGACCCACCACCACCCTCTGCTCCGCCGCGCCCTCCTCCACGCCGTCCCTCGCCGACCAGCTGGAGCCGCTCTCGCGCACGCTGCTCACCGACAAGCCCACCCCCGCCGCCGACCGCGCGCAGCGCCCCACCCCGGAGCCCACCTGGGTCAACCCCTCCAGGCCGCGCCCCACGGTGCTCTCcctccgccgccagcgccgccgcccggccGCCTCCCACCCCTCCTCGGCCCCGCTCCAGCCGCTGCTCCGCGACCTGCGCGCGCTCCCGGAGGACGCCGACCTGGCGCCCACCCTCAGCGCCTTCTTCCCGCTCCCGGGCTCCCCGCCCACCTCCTCCGACGCGCTGCTCCTCCTCAACTACCTCCACCCGTCCTGGCGCAAGACGCTCTCCCTCTTCGCCTACCTCCGGGGCCTCCCCGCCGACGCCGGCTTCACCGTCGACACCATCCTCTTCAACGTCGCCCTCAAGTCGCTCCGCGCCGCGCGCCGCTGGGACGAGGCGGAGCGGCTGGCGCTCGACATGGTCGACTCCGGCGTCCCGCTCGACAACATCACCTACTCCACCCTCATcaccgccgcccgccgctgccgccAGTTCGCCAAGGCCGTCGAGTGGTTCGAGCGCATGTACTCCCCGCCCAGCGGCGTGCTCCCCGACGAGGTCACCTACTCCGCCGTCCTCGACGTCTACGCGCAGCTCCGCATGAAGGAGGAGGTGCTGGCGCTCTTCGAccgcgcccgcggcagcggctggaaGCCCGACCACGTCGCCTTCGCCGTGCTCGCCAAGATGTTCGGCGAGGCCGGCGACTATGACGGCATCCAGTTCGTCTTCAAGGAGATGCGGGAGGTGGGCATCAAGCCCAACATCTTCGTCTACAACGCGCTGCTCGAGGCGCTCGGCAAGACCGGCAAGCCGGGCCTTGCCCGCAACCTGTTCGAGGAAATGGCCGCCGAGGGCGTCGAGCCCAACGCGCGCACGCTCACCGCGGTGGCCAAGATCTACGGCCGGGCGCGCTGGGGCCGCGACGCGCTCCAGCTCTGGGACCAGATGCGCGACAAGAAGATCCCCGCCGACAGCATCCTCTGCAACACGCTGCTCAGCATGTGCGCCGACGTGGGGCTGGTGGCCGAGGCCGAGCAGCTCTTCGAGGAGATGAAGGACCCGGACCTCACCGACGTCCCCCAGCCGGACAAGTGGAGCTACACGGCCATGATCAACATCTACGGGAGCATCAAGGACGCCGACCGCGCGCTCCAGCTGTTTGTGGAAATGCTCCAGAGCGGCATAGAGGCCAACATCATGAGCTACACCATCGTGATCCAGTGCCTCGGCAAGGCGAACAGGATACGGGACGCCGTGGAGGTGCTCGAGGCGGGGCTGGAGAGGGGCCTCAAGCCCGATGACCGGCTATGCGGGTGCCTGCTCTCCGTCGTCGCGCTAAGCAGCGGCGAGGAGACGGAGCTGGTGCTCGGATGCCTCGAAAAGTTCAACGGAAACCTAGTCAAGCTGATCAGGATGCTCGGGGACGACCAGGTGGGCGCCgacgagctcaaggagcagctgaaGGCCGTGCTGAATGCCGCGGAGACCGAGGTGCGCCGGCCCTACTGCAACTGCCTGATCGACATATGCCAGAACCATGGCCTCCCCGCCCGGAGGCCGAGGGAGCTCTTCCGGCTCGCCCAGGGCTACGGCCTCTACTCCAAGCTCCACATCAGGAAGGATGACGAGTGGCTGCTAGACCTGCGGTCGCTCTCGGTTGGCGCTGCTAAGACGGCGTTCGACGACTGGATGGTGGCCCTCTCGGAGCGCGCTGCGCAGGGCCAGACCCTGCCACAGTCCTTCAACGTGTTCACCGGTTCCAGCACCCACAAGTTCGCGCAGGGGCTGGCCAGCGCCTTCGCCGCCCACCTCAAGGAGGCCGCGGCGCCGTTCCGCCCGAGCGAGTCCCAGGTCGGCAGCTTCGTCAGCTCCAGGGACGAGCTAGTCCCGTGGCTGCAGACGAGCAGCCCGTCGTCTCCGGTCGTCGCGGGAT GGTTGCTTCAGTATCTGTTGGCACTGAGAGCTG CGTTCATCGCAAACAGCAGATTGTGTTTGTTAGTTATGGGGAAATTGTGGGTTCT AGTGAAGCAAAGGCGGGTCATTTGGTGCCCATTGCTGCCTGCTGCCGCGCTGATAATGGGAGAGGAGCG TCCATCACAAACAAagtccccctcaaaaaaaaaaatcacAAACAAAGTCGAGGCCtccgcatcttcttcctctgccccaCACACGCGCGACAGACAGAAATCGGAGGGGATCGCCGAGCCGAGCGGAGgccggagagggagaaggaagatgATACTCGCCGTGCTCTTCGCCAACTCCGAGGGCAACATCCTCATCGAGAG GTTCCATGGCGTCCCCGCGGAGGAGCGGCTGCACTGGCGCTCCTTCCTCGTCAAGCTCGGCGCCGAGAACCTCAAGGGCGCCAAGTCCGAGGAGCTCCTCGTCGCCTCCCACAA GTCGGTCTCCATTGTGTATACCATGATCGGGGACGTCTGCCTGTACATTGTTGGCAAGGATGAATATGATGAGCTTGCTT TGTCGGAGGTGATCTTCGCTGTTACGTCGGCGGTTAAGGATGTGTGTGCGAAACCACCTACCGAGCGCCTCTTCCTCGACAAGTATGGGAGGATCTGCTTGTGCCTTGATGAGATCGTTTGGCAG GGGTTGCTGGAGAACACGGAGAAGGACAGGGTTCGGAGGCTGATCAGGCTGAAGCCCCCCGTGGAGCCA ATAATTCTTATATGTAAGAAAtgtagagttaaaaaggagcagcgGGAGAGCCACAAAAACAATATTTCCTTCCACAAG GTGTGTGAGCCGAGAGAGGAAGAGACCTGCCGGCCGGAGACGGAGACGATGGATCTGGTGAACGGCGCGCTCAACTGGGCGGCGATGCCCGCCATGGTCGCCGCCCTCCTGCTCTTCTACCCGCCATACTACCTCTTCAAGCTCTGCTACTCCTTCCTCTCCTACCTCTTCCCCGACGACCTCAAGCGCAAGGTCGTCCTCATCACCGGCGCCTCCTCCGGCATCGGCGAG CAACTGGCCTACCAGTACGCCGCCAAGGGGGCATGCCTCGCCCTGGTCGCCAGGAAGGAATGGAGCCTCCGGCAGGTCGCCGACCGCGCCTTCGACCTCGGTGCGCCGGACGTCATCATTCTCCCCGGCGACGTCGCAGACCCCGACGACTGCAACAGATTCGTTCAGGCCACAGTCGACCACTACGGACGAT TGGACCATCTTGTGTGCAACGCTGGCATTGCGAGCGTGGGCGCCTTTCAGGAGATCCCCGATGTCACTAACTACAGCTCGCAGCTT GATGTCAACTTCTGGGGCGCAGTTCAGTCCACTTCTGCTGCCCTGCCCCATCTTAAAAGGACCCGAGGGAGGATCGTGGTCACCGCCTCCGCGACCGGATGGAACCCCGTTCCGCGCATGATTTTCTATAAT GCCGCCAATGCCGCACTGATAAACTTCTTCGAGACGCTGCGGTCGGAGCTTGGCAGTGAAGTTGGCATCACAATAGTGACGCCCGGGTGGATCGAGTCCGAGATGTCCAAAGGCAAGTTtctcaaggagcacggcggcgtggAGGTTGATCAAGAATATCGAGAT GCTCAAATCGGTCTCTTCCCGGTGGAGTACGCGAAGAACTGCGCGAGGGCCATGGTGCAGGCAGCTCGCCAAGGTGACCGTTACCTCACCGTGCCGTCATGGTTCGGAACAATGTACCTGTGGAGGGTGTTTGCGCCGGAGGTCGTCGAGTTCTGCTACCGCCTCCTGTACATGCACCGCCATGGCGGTGGCGACCAGACCGATGCGCCGAGCAAGACGATGGCCCAGGGTGGCGGGAAGCAGATGCTGTACCCCTCCTCGCTGCGCTCTTCGGACGTCAAAAGCGACTAG